Proteins from a genomic interval of Hemicordylus capensis ecotype Gifberg chromosome 14, rHemCap1.1.pri, whole genome shotgun sequence:
- the LOC128337540 gene encoding small proline-rich protein 2H-like: MAYQCKQPCLPPAACAPHGPTQATDPCAPECVSPGNTSCADACGPSPAIPYQSKQPCPLPPIYVQPCAAETVTSCAPTCDSSCQAGPQPAPQACFALAAEAQPWPPRSTCTLCSSPDPEASPAACREAAPSYVMPGSTVSLHPSGAVSVNPGPAEGADCCGSVFLPPYTPHFP; encoded by the coding sequence ATGGCTTACCAGTGCAAGCAGCCCTGCCTCCCTCCGGCCGCCTGCGCGCCGCACGGCCCGACGCAAGCCACGGATCCGTGCGCGCCGGAATGTGTGTCCCCCGGCAACACTTCCTGTGCCGACGCCTGCGGGCCATCCCCCGCTATCCCCTACCAGTCCAAGCAGCCCTGCCCTCTTCCACCCATCTATGTGCAGCCGTGCGCTGCGGAAACCGTGACCTCATGCGCCCCGACGTGCGACTCCTCATGCCAAGCGGGGCCGCAGCCTGCCCCTCAGGCCTGCTTTGCTCTTGCGGCCGAAGCCCAGCCCTGGCCGCCCAGAAGCACCTGCACCCTCTGCAGCAGCCCCGATCCGGAGGCCTCTCCCGCCGCGTGCAGAGAGGCGGCACCGAGTTACGTGATGCCGGGATCCACCGTAAGCTTGCATCCGTCCGGCGCCGTCTCCGTGAATCCGGGTCCAGCGGAAGGGGCAGATTGCTGTGGCTCCGTCTTCTTGCCACCGTATACCCCTCACTTCCCGTAA